The following proteins are co-located in the Vigna unguiculata cultivar IT97K-499-35 chromosome 9, ASM411807v1, whole genome shotgun sequence genome:
- the LOC114162794 gene encoding E3 ubiquitin-protein ligase WAV3, with amino-acid sequence MGTGWRRAFCTRDPASTISDKQPGSPSPSPSPRSCARLGFLSGGSNPSTPRLRCTTIPESASQTVTVRDSPRVQSKNTPRTTKSPKTLSVSNPSSPRSPLKLSLFKNSFKFRSSCGICLNSVKTGQGTAIYTAECGHAFHFPCIAAHVRKNGSLVCPVCNATWKDVPLLAAHKNLAAQSATQNDVAQRTTENPNANVKKTTENTSPVFKTYNQMEPPTKHSDSLRSYDDDEPLLSPTSGGRIIPIPEADENVEEDDEEEDAGEFQGFFVNTKNSSSSKSYSDSFHTTDGDSRTVQVKLMPECAVISASRTHETYALVLKVKAPPPPPPPRSSAAPSQRAPIDLVTVLDVGGSMTGAKLHMLKRAMRLVISSLGPADRLSIVAFSATSKRLLPLRRMTAQGQRVARRIVDRLVVGQGSSVGDALRKATRVLEDRRERNPVASVMLLSDGQEERVQNQRSNSSGSQRKASSHVSSTRFAHIEIPVHAFGFGAKSGFSQEPGEEAFAKCVGGLLSVVVQDLRIQVGFESEAVEMSAIYSCSGRPSLLSTGAVRLGDLYAEEERELLVELRVPASSGAGTHHVMAVRCLYKDPASQEIVYGREQGLLVPPPQSLRCSGTRIQRLRNLFITTRAIAESRRLLEHNADFTSAHHLLASARALLMHSNAASAEDYLRALETELAELHWRRQHEQVQIQQQQQQQSVQQRRRGSEREVTLVDENGEPLTPTSAWRAAEKLAKVAMMRKSLNRVSDLHGFENARF; translated from the exons ATGGGTACTGGTTGGAGGAGAGCCTTCTGCACCCGCGACCCAGCTTCTACCATATCGGATAAACAGCCCGGgagcccaagcccaagccccAGCCCAAGAAGCTGTGCCCGCTTGGGTTTTCTCTCCGGAGGGAGCAACCCTTCCACCCCACGCTTGCGGTGCACAACAATACCAGAATCTGCTTCTCAAACAGTTACTGTAAGGGACAGCCCCAGAGTTCAAAGCAAGAACACTCCCAGAACAACCAAGTCTCCGAAAACGCTTTCTGTCTCAAATCCATCTTCACCGCGTTCTCCTCTCAAGCTCTCACTCTTCAAGAACAGTTTCAAATTCAGG AGTAGCTGTGGAATTTGCTTGAACAGCGTGAAGACGGGACAGGGTACGGCTATTTACACTGCGGAATGTGGTCACGCGTTTCATTTCCCGTGTATCGCAGCGCATGTACGCAAAAATGGTAGCCTGGTGTGCCCCGTCTGCAACGCCACGTGGAAGGACGTCCCACTACTAGCGGCGCACAAGAACCTCGCTGCGCAATCCGCCACGCAAAACGACGTCGCGCAAAGGACCACCGAAAACCCCAATGCCAACGTCAAAAAGACAACGGAAAACACATCCCCCGTTTTCAAGACCTACAACCAGATGGAGCCCCCAACCAAACATTCCGATTCGCTTCGCTCCTACGACGACGATGAGCCACTCCTCTCTCCCACCTCAGGCGGCAGGATCATTCCTATTCCCGAAGCCGACGAGAATGTCGAAGAAGACGACGAAGAAGAAGACGCCGGGGAGTTCCAAGGCTTTTTCGTCAACACGAAGAATTCATCCTCCTCAAAATCATACTCCGATTCCTTCCATACAACTGACGGAGATTCTAGAACGGTTCAGGTGAAACTCATGCCGGAGTGCGCCGTTATCTCGGCTTCCCGAACGCACGAGACCTACGCGTTGGTGTTGAAAGTGAAGGCTCCGCCTCCGCCACCTCCGCCACGGAGCAGCGCGGCGCCATCGCAGCGTGCGCCGATAGATCTCGTCACCGTGCTGGACGTTGGTGGAAGCATGACCGGAGCGAAGCTGCACATGCTGAAGCGCGCGATGCGTTTGGTTATCTCATCGCTTGGTCCCGCTGACAGGCTCTCCATCGTCGCTTTCTCAGCCACTTCAAAACGGCTCTTGCCTCTGCGCAGAATGACGGCCCAAGGTCAGCGCGTGGCTCGACGCATAGTTGACCGGCTCGTGGTAGGTCAAGGCTCGAGCGTAGGCGACGCATTGAGGAAGGCGACGAGAGTGTTGGAGGATCGCAGAGAGAGAAACCCGGTGGCGAGCGTGATGCTGTTATCAGACGGTCAAGAAGAGAGGGTTCAGAATCAGAGGAGTAACAGCAGTGGTAGTCAGAGGAAGGCGTCGAGTCACGTATCGTCGACGCGGTTCGCGCATATCGAGATTCCGGTTCACGCTTTCGGGTTCGGGGCGAAAAGCGGTTTCAGCCAGGAACCGGGGGAGGAGGCGTTCGCGAAGTGCGTGGGTGGGCTACTGAGCGTGGTGGTGCAGGATTTGAGAATTCAGGTGGGGTTTGAGTCAGAGGCGGTGGAGATGAGCGCGATTTACTCGTGCAGTGGAAGGCCCAGTCTGCTGAGCACAGGGGCGGTGCGGCTGGGCGACTTGTACGCCGAGGAAGAGAGGGAGCTGTTGGTGGAGTTGAGAGTTCCCGCGTCGTCAGGAGCTGGGACCCACCACGTGATGGCTGTACGATGCCTTTATAAGGACCCTGCTAGCCAGGAGATCGTATACGGTAGGGAGCAGGGTCTTCTGGTACCGCCGCCTCAGAGCCTGCGTTGTTCCGGTACTAGGATCCAGAGGCTCAGGAATCTCTTCATAACTACCCGAGCCATTGCAGAGTCCAGGAGGCTTCTTGAGCATAACGCTGACTTCACCAGCGCGCATCATTTGCTTGCCTCAGCGCGTGCACTTCTCATGCACTCCAACGCCGCTTCGGCTGAGGACTACTTGCGCGCCTTGGAGACTGAGCTGGCAGAGCTTCATTGGCGGAGGCAGCACGAGCAGGTTCAGATTcagcaacaacaacagcagCAAAGTGTGCAACAGCGGAGAAGAGGGAGTGAGAGAGAAGTGACTCTGGTGGACGAGAATGGCGAGCCGCTTACCCCAACGTCGGCTTGGAGAGCCGCGGAGAAGCTGGCTAAGGTGGCGATGATGAGGAAGTCTTTGAACAGAGTCAGCGACTTGCACGGCTTCGAAAACGCTaggttttaa